GATAACCCAAGGGTTCTACCACACTAACGTCGCCGTCGCCGTCGCCGTCAATTCTGTAGAAGAGCAGATTGTTCAGGTATTCCGTTAGCTTGGTTTAACTAGATTTTTGTATAACTTCCGGAGATCAGGCACTTACATTATGCAACCTAGTCATCCTTTAATGGGATTGATTGGTCTCATGGTGTTCTCGGGTTAGTAGAAGATATTGTATGCTTTTGGCTAAATTCCATTTACAGAAGAAGCTGAACTGTTTTTCTGGgacttttatttgaaaatccAATGAGTTGATGTAAGTAGCAGTGTGAGTGTCTGATTTCAGCACCAACCACTGGCTAGTAGGCATCTTGTGACAAATCCGAAACCTCTGTTTTGCCTTTGTTATCCTCTCATCTTGCAATAGACATGCACTCATTCAATATAACTTGGTCTTGTTGAAAAATTTCCGTTCCTTGAAAAAGAAGGGGGGATCTCTTTTAATGGGTTCATAGATGTAGAAACTCTCGATTGAGGTTACCAAAAGTGGAAAGTTTCGTTGGTCTTTTCCTTCGATTGCCAGCAAGCAAACTAATGACTTATATGTGTGAGGGTGAAATTTAAGACTATTGGCTTTAGTAAGTCAGATTTCAAGTCTGAAGGGGAGGTGTAttttatttgtgattttttatttcttgttcaACAACTTGGTATGAGTGTGCTGAAATGTAAAGTTCATGACTTCATGCTGTACCGCTTTCTCTGTCCCTTATTGGACTCATATGTATTGAATTGCTCTATGTTCTGTGCAGACAACATTTCTATACTAAAGAGAAAAGATACTAATATCACAGAGTTTATATAAATTGTAACTAGTAATCTGATGACATTTATGCGTATCTTTTGTTGAATATAAGTTTCAAGTGATCTATCCTAACATAGCTAACATGCACGGGTTGTTGGAGTTGCTAATCTTGGACATTTTGGGCATTTTCTGTATATAACTCCGGACAAAATTTTCAAGGGCAAGAGGGATTAAAAAATAGTAGCATTTTTTTAGTTAGATGAAATAAGACGGACAGTATTGACCCAACCTTCTGTAGTGAATGAAGGTCGTGTTTTTGGCATGGACATGGATAAAATGGCTGTACTTGATTTATTGTAGACTCGAAAATCAtggaaaaaggggaagaacacTCAGCGCCGTTAACACCATCCAGCTCAAATCTCCCAACCACGGTgtgttaaattttttaaaaacttgtaTGACTACATTGGGTTGATATCCAAGCAAAACAGTACATGAATAACTTGTGTAATAACATGGTAGGGCATACCGTCAACTTCTGTAAGCTTCAGAAATTACATGCACATGCACGGTTACTATGGGGAACTTCCGACGTGGTCACCTCTAATGCAACAGCCAGATGGCTACCAATATCCATGGAATATTCAACAGGTGATACAAATGTTTtgttgaatttttataaaatttttggtttatttttcagATTAATGTCATGTACATTTAGTAATATTTAACTTCTTGTTTTTAGCCCAATGATGGTTACCCAACTCCTGTCATGACTACTGCATCCGCCGCAAGCGAAAGAGGTGATATAGAAGACTCCTCTCCCAATTGGGCTGAAACTGAGCGCCCATCTACCTCCGCTAGAGTTGAAGAAAGCAACAAAGATAGACCCAAGGATTCGATGGAAACTGAGGATAGAATAAACGAGGCAGGTCAGTTAGATGATGAGGTTGGTGGTGACACAATTGAGGAGCCCAAGCCGAAGATGGAGTTTAATTCTTTTGAAGAAGTAATGACTTATTACAAGCAGTATGCTAAGAATATTGGGTTTGGGGTAATGACAAGAAGGACTGAGAAGGGAGATGATGGGACTGTCAGATATGCCACCCTCGGCTGTGCCCGTGGTGGGAAAGCCCGTAATAGGACGTTGAATGTTGCCAGGCCACGGCCGACAGGAAAAACGGAGTGTAAGTCGAAGATTAATGTCTTAAAGGTAGATGGAAAGTATCAGTTGACAACAGTTAATAACATTCATAACCACGGCCTCAGTCCAAAAAAATCTCGTTTCTTTCGATGTAACAGAGAAGTTAGTGACTCTGTAAAAAGAGTCTTAGATACAAATGATATAGCTGGAATCCGAATGAATAAGAGTTTCGGATCTCTTGTCGTTGGCGCAGGAGGTTTTGAAAACCTACCGtttttggaaaaggattgtTGGAATTACATCGATAAGGCAAGACATTTACGACTTGGCGCTGGTGGTGCTGGAGCCCTTCAAGAATATTTTGAACGGATGCAATACAAGAATCCTGGGTTTTTTGCATCGATGGATTTAGATGACGACGGGAGGTTAAAGAATGTCTTTTGGGCAGACCCCGTAGTAGGGCAGCCTATGAAGATTTCGGTGATGTGGTtacattcgacaccacatatctgacgaatagatatgggatgccatttgcaccatttgttggtgtaaaccaccacggCCAGTCAATTCTTTTGGGAGCAGGATTGATATCCTGTGAGGATACGGCCACGTTTGTGTGGTTATTCAAGACCTGGTTAcagtgtatggatggtatagctCCTAGAGCTATTATCACAGATCAGGACAGAGCAATGAAGAATGCTATTGCTATTGTCTTTCCACAGAGTCGACATCGATTTTGTTTGTGGCATATACTCAAAAAAGTCCCTGAAAAGCTTTCCTCCTATTCTGCCTACAAAAGTGGGATGAAAAATGATTTGATGAAATGCGTGTATGACACCCAAAATGTTGAAGAGTTTGAAAGTTCTTGGGAGCAATTAATTAGCACTTACAAGTTGGAGGAGAATGCTTGGTTGAAAAGTTTATACATTGAGCGCAAGCATTGGGTACCGGCATTCTTGAAAGATTCTTTTTGGGCGGGGATGAGTACAACGCAGcgaagcgagagcatgaatgctttttttgatGGTTATGTTCATGCGAAgacaaacttgaaagagtttgtcgaCCAGTTTGACAACgcattgaagaagaaaattgagaatgaaaataacGCTGACTTTCACTCGTTTAGCGTGACCATTCCCTGCATCTCTAGATCTCCGATCGAAAAGAAGTTTCAAGAATTATACACGAATTCAAAATTCAGGGAAGTCCAGCGAGAACTGCAATGTCTAATAGATTTGAGCCCAGAATTACTTAAGAGAGATGGTGGTGTCAAGACGTATCTTGTAGAGGATGAAGTTCATGTGGAAGAGTTCACTAAGCTAGTTACATATTCAGTGGACTTTAGTGAAGTGGATACATCTGCAAAGTGTTCGTGTGGGCTGTTTCAGATGAGGGGTATACTGTGCAGGCATATTTTGGttgtatttaaatgtaatgGTATAAAATTTTTGCCAAATCAGTATATTTTAGACAGATGGAGGAAGGACATTAAGAGGCGGTACACGTTAATCGACAGCAGCTATGCCGAAGGGGCTCAGCGAGCAGATGCTAACAGATATTCTACTCTGTTGAATAAATGTTATAAGATGATTACGCACGCTGCGGATTCGAGAAAACATACTGAGGATGCAACACAGAAGTTGGAGGCAATGATTGAGTTATATAGTGAGAACCAAGAACCTCCATCAAGAACATGCACGGGTTCCAATAACGTTCCATCGAGACCGAATGCAACTACATGTGCGGGTTCAGATAAAGTACTCAGTCCGCTGGTAGTAAGAGGGAAAGGCAGACCACcatctctgaggagagcatcgACCATGGAAAAAGAGATAAGGAAAGTTAAGGCGAAGGCCAAGAATGCAACAGTCAAGGGAAAACGTAAACAGGTACTTCACTATGATTGACTACAAATAAATATACTTTTCTTGATGGTTGAAGTAAGTTATTAATGcacattttttttatgtcttatgttacttgttttattttagagAGATGAAGGAGATGCACCATTATCGGACACTTGCAGAAATTTATTTGGCCCGTCAGATAAAGATATTTGTGATGTTGGATTGTCGTAGGTATATGAGCTTGTAGAGCTAAGTAAAAGCTCAATGTGCTAGgttatttgagaaaaattatctttttcgACAATTTTTAAACGTTTGTTATGCTATGATGACCAGCTTGTTGAAGACAGCTCAATTCTTGAAAAATGTCGAACCCAGCGCCAAGAATCACAAATCGGGAGTCAAGAAATGGTAATTTTGCTACATTTATTTTGGCACTAGTAATATTGAAGTAATATGGTTACTTAAGATAACCAACACATATTACTCCTTGCAGATGTTCCTTGagttggatggatcacaaccgGTGGATGGTAGGTGACTTGTTAGAAATTTTATTGGTAACAAGTGAAGTTGGTACTTAGCATGCTTCGGCCACTTGAAAGAGTTTTGAAAGGTTTAATATGCACATTCTTAATTTAAAGTATTGTATGaacttaatttaattgataGAATCTTAGATGacattattatttgtaaataataatgattatttatacatatacaaaTGTTGTTAGTTTTGGTATAAAATATTTATGGgattttgagaaattgagaTATGAAAGGAAGCATAAATATTGAGATATGTAATTTTTCGTACTTGGGAGCCATTCGGATCTCTTGTTATTGTGACAGTTTGGGTATGTTCTTTTTCAAAGTTGTAATTAGTGACTCTGTTGTGCAGCTGCTGATTCATGACCCCACAAAGGGCGGCAGTATACAACATTTACATATACAAATGCCCACAGCCAGCATTCACTAATCCCATGTAACGGTATAAAAGGAAGTTATGCCATGTTGCCTGGGGGAAATCCCGTTTGAAAGAGTTTTGAGTAAAAGGTTGTAGTCTATGAGGCAGGTCTATGAGAAGCACAAATGTTAATTGTAATGTCGGATTCGCACCTATGAAAAGTTGGGATGTTTATTCACTAACTTGTGTAATGAATTTACATGAGGTTATTAATCCGAATGAGTAAGAATATTTTGTTGCACATTAATTTCTAGGCTAACAGCAGTATTCTTATGAGGATGCATTTTCGGGTATAAAATGCATCATGGAAAATGTTTCTATAATTACATAgaacacaaaatattgcaaaagTTAGGAAAAAATTCCCACTGGCCGCAACTTTCATTTCCTAACTATTCAATAAATTCAACATAGTAATGACTAAAAAACGCAAGGATTCTATCTTATCCCAACACAAAAACATGGGATGTTTCACAAAACATCTAACATCCATCCCATTAAAGGTATTTCCTGCATATACAAAACATCGGAGTTACATACACAGCAGCAACTAAATCCTATCACATATCTGAAATTACTTATGCACCACCAAGAAATATGCTACAACAAAGGCTAAAGCCCAAAACCCACGGACTAATGTGCGTGCACGTCTAACTTCAGCTTCACGGACAACAGCCACCAACTCCTTCAATAACTCCTCATTTCTATTGGATAGTACGAACTCAAATTCGTCTACTCTTTTACGCAAATCAATAACGAGCTTTTCTATATCATTCACTAACATCTTCAGCTCTTTCTCCTTGCAGCAAAATTTAGTGTCATTTTCTGGACGGTCTGACATCTTGTATTCATGGCCCTCTACCCATTTGAAATACTTACAATATGGTAAGCCCTGTGATTTTATACACATTTCTTCCAAAAATGTTAGATGAACATCACATCAAATACAATGATTTAAGTAAAAGCTGAATTCAGTTACCTCTTTGTTGTACTTTGGGCAACTTAAAAAGGGACGTCCTGGATTATTTTGAGTATTTGAGAATCTCAGTTGGGCTTCAATCTCACAGAAGCATAATGGATGACCCAGATTTTCTTtggaaaaagaggaagaagcacAAATTGTCGTGGATGATGACATATTCTTATATTAATCCAATGCCATGAAACATGTTGTCAGAAAAATAGAACACCCTCTGCCCTTATGAGCTATTCATTAAGGTCATGCATCTATGAAAGAAACTTCCCTAATATGTATCTCTTTAACACTTATTCACTAAAACTTATGGAAGCTAAAAGCTGGAATTTTCCAGTTAATAGCAAAAGGCCGCAACATGTAACTAAGTAGAAAAATCAGTATATGCCATCTTTCTGAAATGGGCTTCACAACCTTACTAGTTGGGAGTTCCAATAAAAATTATTCCACCAAAACTTCATTGTTTCTAAATTAAACTTGGGTTAAGTTTCATTTAGAAGATCTTGggtgagtgagtgagtgagtgagtgagagaTAGATAATTTTCAGACCAGAAACTAATTGACTAAATTCTAACATTGTGTGTATTTCGAAATGTTCTTCATGATCATGTTTAGCTATATGAATTAAGCAGCAGCATATATTTCCTGCATCTAGACCCCATGCCAGCTTGGTTGAGGTGTTAACTAAAAAGGAATGGAAAATTGGAAATCTGTTCAttccaaagaaaagaaaacgtttGGTACCAATATAAAAGAGGCATACTTGCACAGGCACATAGGAgttgattgtaaatattaaacATGGAAGTAGTAAgaaggcatttttttttttttaagtatagtAAGACGGCATCTATCATGTCCTAAGCAAATACATTCAATCTCTGCATAACTCACTCAACTGATCCTATCTGAAATAGTGTACATTTCTGTTCTACATTGAAGATTATGAAAGGGTTTGCTCTACATTCATTTCAGGCATCTTTGAAACAGTACTTCAAGAATCATGAATGTGAATTTGTTTTGGCACCTTAGCATCCATTAccaataaattaaatttctgTTAGAATCTGTTAGCACTTTGGGTCAAAACAAATGACCCAAAAGTCCACAATGTAGAAAAATCTCCCACCCTTTCCCAAAACAATTACAGCTTGGTCAAGACATGATGACTTCCATGCAAAGAATACCACTAGAATAGAAGAGCAAGAACAAGAGACACATGCTTCCCTGAACATTTAGAACTGAAGGGAAAAAACAGTAGGCATTTATATACCAATATGTCAACACTCCGCTTAACTTTTTCCTAACACCAAAGCAGGACAAAATGAATCCGGCCACTTTGTATAATTTTCCAggtatttaaagaaatttttttttaataggtatcCAGGtcccaaaataaattataagacCGAATAGTTAGTGACACTATTTCCAGCTTTTCTCAGCAACCAGGCAGACAATTCGcttctaaaattaaaaagggAGTAAAACACGAACAAACCCATTTCAAAGCATGCATCAAACACTTGAGTCCTTTAAATCAACCAAAAAATCTAATATCAGGCTCTAAGATTTATGAATTCTAGTAAAACCCGAACAAACCCATTTCAAAACATGCAGCAAACACTTGAGTCCTTTAAATCAGCCAAAAAATCATATATCAGGCTATAACATTTATGACTTCTAGGACTTCTTCAGCACAAATCAAACACCATTCCAACCCAAAATTACATCGACCAgcgaaagagagagagacagacaagAAATAATAcgcatatatgtgtgtatatatatatatatatagagagagagagagagagagagagagagagagagagacacacacacacacacacacaatcccAAGATGAAATGACTCTCACCATGAGGGTTTCCAAACTGAGATGGAACTACGACGGAAATGGTTGAAACACTTTGCCAAGATCTTTCGTCTGATTTTGATTTACACAAAATGCTACGACCTAATCCCTACTCTGTACGTGAAGGGGGGGGAAGGCAGGATGCGGATGCGGAAAGGGGGAAGCACACGACTGCACCTTCTGCTCCTGCACTAATTTCATCCGGGTTGTGTTCGTGAAGTGGGGAAGGCAGATGAGGAAAGGGGGTTCTGTTCTGTTCTGTTCCCACCCGGCAtgaaacgcaccgtttcattaaaaaTGCCACGTGGATCTCGGGTACGTGGCGGGTACCCCAAGCCGtgtgcaaatatcattttcctaaaaaaaatttagttgatgctaaaaattaaactcaacaacgatgaattcacataatttttctgagaggAGTGGAAGAAAATCAACAGTCAAGAAAATACTCCTTGAAGTCGCAGTGTCCTCctcaaaaatgaaagaaaagaaaaatccccATCTATTCCATACGTGCATCCCACAGTCCAGCTTTGTGTCAATAGAAACCCGCATAAACCAAAACCTTCTACCCTTTTTCTTTACGTTCGTTCATTCCATTCCAAAAGAAccctgcaaaaaaaaaatgtgtgtagCTTTTTTTCCAGCTTCCGTCTCGCGTCCAAGAGAAGGCACGTGTTTCATTCCTTTTGCCAAGTCAAACCGCTGCTCGTGTATATTTGTTCACGAGCCCAAAATCCCAGTTTAAGTtcgttttgtaaaaatatccaaGAGAATGGCCCGTGTCTCACTCATGCATATCAAATTCTGTTACTGGCTGCTCCATGTCTTTTTGGTCCCGCTTCATGCATCTTCCATAAGATCTAATGAAAGGGGCCCTGTGTGAACTCCTTTTGCCAAGTCAAACCACCAGCTTCCCAAAGATCTTCTGTCCATTTCCTGCTGGGTTGCATCCTCattcaaaccaaaataaatgtGTTGCATATAGTTTTCAAAAGCCCAAATGCCAAGCCGAAAGACTTGCTAATATGTTTATCCGTAAAAATCAATAGGCCCCAACGTGAAACTCTCTTCGGTTCAATAACTCCTTGTCCCACGTCCAAGAGCAGCTCCTTTCCGGATGTGCTAATGTATTGTAGTATTATTCTCTCATGCAATTCAAAAGCTTTCCATTTGACTAGTTCCAATCTCTTTCACTATTCAAAAATTCAACTTGATCTTTATCCCCTAAATAGCACTTGTGACCAGCTCTTATATTTTGCTAAAATTTGGATCTTCCTTTTCTTCGaatctgaaataaaatttaatgacAACAATGAAGcctagaaccaaaaaaaaaaaaaaaaaaaaaaattatactaaagttaaaagttaagaaatgataaaatatagaaaattatgCAAGGCATCAAACACCCCCAAACTTGCAattttgtttgtcctcaaagaaaaagaaaaggaaataaaataaaataaaataaaataaaataaaagaccaCTATAGACAATAGCAACTAGACCCCATAGAAAATtctcatcactcaccaagccatgatctgaatttagatttttttactagtatcttactcttttaatatcaaagatagcaagaaaatcaataaaacaattaGGAATTTTTTAAACAAGAGTTAAGAGGTTGCTTTAACATAAAGCTAAGACcttaaatatgtgtgtgtgtgtgaggtaGTCAATTTAACTCCAAATCACCAGCAAACTCAAATaaaaagtagaacaactaaaatcagaagaattctttcaatacttaaccccataagtccaagtTTCAGAAATCATCTCCCCTAATGTAGtcaaacacca
This Carya illinoinensis cultivar Pawnee chromosome 11, C.illinoinensisPawnee_v1, whole genome shotgun sequence DNA region includes the following protein-coding sequences:
- the LOC122282265 gene encoding protein FAR1-RELATED SEQUENCE 5-like, translated to MDGIAPRAIITDQDRAMKNAIAIVFPQSRHRFCLWHILKKVPEKLSSYSAYKSGMKNDLMKCVYDTQNVEEFESSWEQLISTYKLEENAWLKSLYIERKHWVPAFLKDSFWAGMSTTQRSESMNAFFDGYVHAKTNLKEFVDQFDNALKKKIENENNADFHSFSVTIPCISRSPIEKKFQELYTNSKFREVQRELQCLIDLSPELLKRDGGVKTYLVEDEVHVEEFTKLVTYSVDFSEVDTSAKCSCGLFQMRGILCRHILVVFKCNGIKFLPNQYILDRWRKDIKRRYTLIDSSYAEGAQRADANRYSTLLNKCYKMITHAADSRKHTEDATQKLEAMIELYSENQEPPSRTCTGSNNVPSRPNATTCAGSDKVLSPLVVRGKGRPPSLRRASTMEKEIRKVKAKAKNATVKGKRKQLVEDSSILEKCRTQRQESQIGSQEMMFLELDGSQPVDGR
- the LOC122282693 gene encoding protein FAR-RED IMPAIRED RESPONSE 1-like, which translates into the protein MEKGEEHSAPLTPSSSNLPTTGIPSTSVSFRNYMHMHGYYGELPTWSPLMQQPDGYQYPWNIQQPNDGYPTPVMTTASAASERGDIEDSSPNWAETERPSTSARVEESNKDRPKDSMETEDRINEAGQLDDEVGGDTIEEPKPKMEFNSFEEVMTYYKQYAKNIGFGVMTRRTEKGDDGTVRYATLGCARGGKARNRTLNVARPRPTGKTECKSKINVLKVDGKYQLTTVNNIHNHGLSPKKSRFFRCNREVSDSVKRVLDTNDIAGIRMNKSFGSLVVGAGGFENLPFLEKDCWNYIDKARHLRLGAGGAGALQEYFERMQYKNPGFFASMDLDDDGRLKNVFWADPVVGQPMKISVMWLHSTPHI
- the LOC122280660 gene encoding uncharacterized protein LOC122280660 translates to MSSSTTICASSSFSKENLGHPLCFCEIEAQLRFSNTQNNPGRPFLSCPKYNKEGLPYCKYFKWVEGHEYKMSDRPENDTKFCCKEKELKMLVNDIEKLVIDLRKRVDEFEFVLSNRNEELLKELVAVVREAEVRRARTLVRGFWALAFVVAYFLVVHK